One genomic window of Pocillopora verrucosa isolate sample1 chromosome 8, ASM3666991v2, whole genome shotgun sequence includes the following:
- the LOC131787934 gene encoding trinucleotide repeat-containing gene 6C protein isoform X2 yields MPKEEEKEYLKILGVDKYSPENEFEIKRAYKKLALRFHPDKNQSDFSASNSKKQFDEISKAFESLTLDYRNDTNQPDYDQIFFDFLRDIFDWREDAEGAGTSNFLTYFCGSKQHPCSSDGDFDSRYQDTEDDEDVDGEGDLDSIMEIIKNRKKKGKHVPEEFKEENLMDMKSKLNQHKEDMKRDATKKSSKKGKMPVPVAKPKPKSKKQLQAEQRRREKEMEKIAVELEEKRKEEVEKEKQRKQLEVEKQKRLEEERIKAQNEERKRREKEQKERERQQKLEQEKEEKRRRQQEEEKKRREEEEKRKKAEKEKAEKEKAARKAAQQAAKEKEDKEKAANKNQNMKRLQQQQRTDQQQYPREIPPRFQKKMKQQQQQSQYQTPSQQMQQQQSLPQQTKPQPKQPPAVNKKKDPNRFGPKEFADMIEPVDDSGWSQSAPVKGSGWGNSLETWEDADKWGSEDRQWGDKEGTWDKLVVDEGDKDTWPSVGSKGAIGDKIKTSSLDAGSEKGQYSAESSPKTSVSSMSTALISDNSSSAQGNVNTSMDKKSLPTSNWHGTSTTSSENWDVIDESIDQAIDAAEAATAKDNGGLGAGWGGVTKGGFGGLIGNGSNWESSTDAKDSVSLGRSHDPGKGELVNTSYVSETPSWSKTPGKAVKPKVPTTSTVVTSNLTASWGGTPAETDTKWTEPHSTSDGLTNSKSSKPPILDSNSVAKSSGDIESEQTVTSTSVTKPSSGWGEVPVSNSSKWGSSVDITGTSCWDNVVSKSDTTSDLKTVSSSKVSQWLESTGVSLADLEWGQENLDNDEGSEGSLDGWTTASKRNRAPKPANDSNAWMNRSLKQLLDMGFKQEDAEKALKANHMNIESAIGDLLAMNMSENREQSVSVPSGKLQEPDPAEAARIQQQQQQGQGKLNRKQRRKLQQQQQAEQQTLESKTEQRQGQNEVAVSKSVTQVSESVTKPASEQQNKTSETQSTSKTDEVQQDSKTKTSTSTTKPEKPPSSVAGAVKPTNGQSQLPSNGKRSGPPVVPPAPGPGVQGPLRPTLAHPLLHPQFVQQLHLQQLRMAQGGLLQPPFTPQQFAMLQQIAQLQLVQQRLAAQSVAQQHLGQKQQVVPQQQLYQQQQQIALMIAQMQQQVLQQQPGLAGRHPALPFTAVQQQQQQQSLLQQQQQQQSPNAQQKGNKAATNDKPATEAPTSKTADTVKSQPSEPSAVSPVTSEEQPKQPSPVTQSRLTQWKQPLLHEPSSAPVTQSSVTSSTPASVDSKAQTISAPSQSSSGVLTSVVSAPSISTSDLSDSSAPNSNNVSPRARIPDPVSSRWGVDAGPKLSADPPEFKPGVPWRPAPKSDKRDEVRDSVSPNTVESSSRPSSTIDSSSDSWSNLGNQTVSAPSSAQLGSNVKVADNVVTTIASSSFSGLLINNHTFESSQIDFGVGSTPWLGNKAPAQPAQATSRSAGSSAASLLRPPPGLGSDTTLPESPLFDEEPPAWLKSLIDGSSLGGDKTQPEFQFSRFGFANSSTPWSPRDSSTQPFSPLTPNPQPWAAVGGPAPTLSSSASSVTMATSENRSGSVSTTEPSSLQNSGIIWSTNQPIPSAEEKLSGNLPGTSVPPVSASSGVAPSRTAVNSMSTWLVLRNLSPRMDPKTLRPMCERHGPLLTFQLNLRHGNSLIRYGSMEEAAKARAALNGMMLVGSQVAADFATDSDIGSFFEQTMDWSANPFPSNTYGNQWSFQNVLGSAATSDNIQSTTKAPIGKVPPGVSSTEQPIPKVNNPNPGMQWGSTIGTLPSPSQGLVTGEQPKVNAPSPQWVIGSQGSEQPGAKPNTAAPSVPWGSAHGHAPAPSYLWGTGPSQQTALGGNFSQVPSMWSFPAGVPRDVEPQSGSGDGLVSPSMTTFLPPGLLNGGGDSV; encoded by the exons ATGCCaaaagaagaggagaaggaataCCTTAAGATACTGGGAGTGGATAAATATTCACCTGAAA ATGAATTCGAAATCAAACGAGCATATAAGAAACTTGCACTCCGATTTCACCCTGACAAG AACCAGAGCGACTTCTCGGCAAGCAACTCTAAAAAGCAGTTCGATGAAATCAGCAAAGCTTTTGAATCTCTCACTTTAG ATTACAGAAACGATACAAATCAACCAGACTACGATCAG attttCTTTGACTTTCTACGCGATATCTTTGACTGGAGAGAAG ATGCAGAAGGAGCTGGAACTAGTAACTTTCTTACATATTTCTGTGGTTCTAAGCAGCACCCATGTTCCTCTGATGGAGACTTCGATTCAAG ATACCAAGATACTGAAGATGACGAGGACGTTGATGGAGAGGGTGACTTGGATAGTATCATGGAGATCATTAAG AATcgcaaaaagaaaggaaaacatgttCCTGAAGagttcaaagaagaaaat TTGATGGATATGAAGAGTAAATTAAATCAACACAAAGAAGACATGAAGAGAGATGCTACTAAAAAG TCAAGCAAGAAAGGGAAAATGCCTGTACCTGTTGCAAAG CCAAAACCTAAGAGCAAGAAACAACTGCAAGCTGAGCAACGACGGAGAGAAAAA GAAATGGAGAAGATTGCAGTGGAATTAGAAGAGAAGCGAAAAGAGGAagtagaaaaagagaaacaaaggaaacaa CTTGAGGTTGAGAAACAGAAACGGCTGGAAGAAGAGAGAATTAAAGCACAGAATGAGGAGAGGAAAAGGCGGGAAAA GGAACAAAAGGAGCGGGAAAGACAGCAAAAACTTGAGCAAGAGAAAGAGGAGAAAAGACGTCGTCAGCAGGAGGAGGAGAAAAAACggagagaagaagaagaaaaaaggaagaaagctgaaaaagaaaaggcagaGAAGGAAAAGGCTGCAAGAAAG GCTGCCCAACAGGCTGCAAAAG aaaaagaagacaaagagaagGCGGCAAACAAAAATCAG AACATGAAGAGACTTCAACAGCAGCAGAGAACAGATCAGCAACAATATCCAAGAGAAATACCACCAAGGttccaaaagaaaatgaaacagcagcaacaacaatcacaGTATCAAACACCTTCACAACAAatgcagcaacaacaatcactTCCACAACAAACCAAACCTCAACCAAAACAGCCTCCTGCAG TTAACAAGAAGAAGGATCCTAATCGTTTTGGACCAAAAGAATTTGCAGACATGATAGAACCAGTGGATGACTCAGGCTGGTCACAATCTGCCCCTGTGAAGGGGTCAGGCTGGGGTAATTCACTGGAAACTTGGGAAGATGCAGACAAGTGGGGAAGTGAGGATCGACAGTGGGGAGATAAGGAAGGGACATGGGATAAACTTGTTGTGGATGAAGGAGATAAAGACACTTGGCCATCTGTAGGATCAAAAGGAGCAATAGGTGATAAGATAAAGACTTCCTCCTTGGATGCTGGCTCTGAAAAGGGTCAGTATTCAGCAGAATCTTCTCCTAAAACTTCTGTTTCTTCTATGTCTACTGCACTTATCTCTGACAATTCAAGTTCTGCTCAAGGAAATGTCAACACTAGTATGGACAAAAAGTCTTTGCCGACTAGTAATTGGCATGGGACTTCAACAACATCATCTGAGAACTGGGATGTCATTGATGAGTCTATTGATCAAGCTATTGATGCTGCTGAAGCAGCAACGGCAAAAGATAATGGAGGACTTGGGGCAGGCTGGGGCGGAGTTACCAAGGGGGGATTTGGGGGGTTAATAGGGAATGGTTCAAACTGGGAGAGTAGCACAGATGCAAAGGACTCAGTGTCGTTAGGGCGCAGTCATGACCCAGGAAAAGGAGAGCTTGTGAACACTTCATATGTATCTGAGACTCCAAGCTGGAGCAAAACACCTGGAAAGGCTGTCAAGCCTAAAGTGCCAACAACATCAACAGTGGTTACTAGTAATCTGACAGCCTCATGGGGTGGTACCCCTGCTGAGACTGATACTAAATGGACTGAACCTCACTCTACTTCGGATGGACTCACAAATTCCAAGTCTAGTAAACCACCTATTTTGGACTCTAATTCTGTGGCAAAATCAAGTGGGGACATTGAATCTGAACAAACTGTAACTTCAACTTCTGTTACTAAACCTTCATCTGGCTGGGGTGAAGTACCTGTGTCTAATTCATCTAAATGGGGATCTTCTGTAGATATCACAGGTACCTCTTGTTGGGACAATGTAGTGTCAAAATCAGACACAACTTCTGATCTTAAAACCGTGAGTAGCAGCAAAGTTTCACAGTGGTTAGAAAGTACAGGAGTGTCACTTGCAGATTTAGAATGGGGACAAGAAAATTTGGATAATGATGAAGGATCTGAGGGATCTCTAGATGGGTGGACCACAGCATCTAAAAGAAATAGG GCTCCCAAACCAGCTAATGACTCAAATGCGTGGATGAACAGATCTCTCAAACAACTGTTAGACATGGGTTTCAAG CAAGAGGATGCTGAAAAAGCTTTGAAGGCAAATCATATGAACATCGAGAGTGCAATAG GGGACCTACTTGCCATGAACATGAGTGAAAACAGGGAACAGTCTGTATCAGTTCCAAGTGGAAAACTCCAAGAGCCTGATCCTGCAGAAGCAGCAAGAATccaacagcaacagcagcaaGGTCAAGGTAAACTAAACCGCAAACAACGAAGGAAACTTCAACAGCAACAGCAAGCCGAGCAACAAACTCTTGAATCAAAAACTGAACAAAGGCAAGGACAAAATGAGGTCGCGGTTTCAAAGTCTGTGACTCAAGTCAGTGAATCTGTTACTAAACCTGCCAgtgaacaacaaaacaagactTCAGAAACTCAATCAACTTCTAAAACGGATGAAGTACAACAAGACTCtaaaacaaaaacttccacGAGCACAACAAAACCTGAAAAACCTCCATCATCTGTAGCTGGGGCAGTAAAGCCCACAAATGGGCAATCGCAATTGCCTAGCAACGGCAAAAGATCTGGTCCACCAGTAGTACCTCCTGCCCCAGGCCCAGGGGTACAGGGCCCATTGAGACCAACACTTGCTCATCCATTACTTCATCCTCAGTTTGTACAACAGTTACATCTGCAGCAGCTGAGAATGGCTCAGGGAGGTCTTCTTCAGCCTCCATTCACCCCTCAGCAGTTTGCTATGCTGCAGCAGATAGCTCAACTTCAGCTCGTTCAACAGCGCCTGGCTGCACAGTCTGTTGCTCAGCAACACTTAGGACAGAAACAACAGGTAGTGCCTCAACAACAATTgtatcaacaacaacagcagatTGCACTCATGATTGCTCAGATGCAACAGCAAGTTCTGCAACAACAGCCTGGGCTGGCCGGGAGACATCCTGCATTGCCGTTTACTGCagtacaacaacaacaacagcagcaatcTTTACTgcaacagcagcagcaacagcagTCACCTAATGCACAACAGAAGGGCAATAAAGCTGCAACCAATGACAAACCAGCAACAGAGGCACCAACGAGCAAGACAGCAGACACTGTTAAGTCTCAGCCCAGCGAACCATCTGCAGTTTCTCCTGTGACATCAGAAGAACAACCCAAGCAACCTTCCCCTGTTACTCAGTCTAGGCTCACACAGTGGAAGCAGCCATTGTTACATGAACCTTCATCAGCACCAGTCACTCAGTCCTCCGTCACTAGCAGCACACCAGCCTCAGTGGACTCCAAAGCTCAGACAATATCAGCTCCTTCACAATCATCTTCAGGTGTGCTAACCAGTGTCGTATCAGCTCCATCCATTTCAACCAGTGACCTATCTGATTCCTCAGCTCCAAACAGCAACAATGTTTCTCCACGGGCACGAATTCCTGATCCAGTTTCAAGCAGGTGGGGTGTGGACGCTGGTCCCAAGCTGTCTGCTGACCCACCTGAATTTAAACCAGGTGTACCATGGCGCCCTGCTCCAAAATCTGACAAAAGAGATGAAGTGAGAGATAGTGTTTCTCCCAACACCGTGGAAAGCTCCAGTCGTCCATCTTCCACTATTGACTCCTCATCAGATAGCTGGTCGAATTTGGGAAACCAAACTGTCAGTGCGCCCAGCAGCGCACAACTTGGAAGCAATGTAAAGGTAGCAGACAATGTTGTCACTACCATTGCAAGTTCTTCCTTCTCAGGACTGTTGATCAATAACCATACATTTGAGTCAAGTCAAATCGACTTTGGCGTAGGCTCAACCCCATGGCTAGGCAATAAAGCCCCTGCCCAACCTGCACAAGCGACAAGTAGATCTGCAGGATCCAGTGCTGCATCACTGTTGAGACCTCCCCCTGGGTTGGGATCTGACACCACTTTACCTGAATCCCCTCTCTTTGACGAAGAGCCCCCTGCTTGGTTGAAAAGCTTAATAGATGGTTCCAGTCTTGGAGGCGATAAAACCCAGCCTGAGTTTCAGTTCAGTCGCTTTGGGTTTGCGAACAGTTCAACACCATGGAGTCCAAGAGATAGCAGCACGCAGCCGTTTAGTCCTTTGACACCCAACCCTCAACCTTGGGCTGCTGTCGGGGGTCCTGCTCCTACTCTGTCATCGTCGGCATCATCTGTAACTATGGCAACAAGTGAAAACCGTAGTGGAAGTGTGAGCACAACCGAGCCATCATCTTTGCAAAACTCAGGGATCATCTGGTCAACGAATCAACCCATACCAAGTGCTGAGGAGAAGCTATCAGGGAATTTACCTGGGACTTCTGTCCCCCCTGTATCTGCATCTAGCGGTGTTGCTCCTTCTAGAACTGCTGTCAATTCCATGTCAACTTGGCTGGTACTGCGAAATTTGTCACCAAGG ATGGATCCCAAGACCCTCCGTCCTATGTGCGAGAGGCATGGGCCACTGCTCACGTTTCAGTTGAATCTTCGCCATGGGAACAGCTTGATTCGTTACGGCAGCATGGAAGAAGCGGCAAAAGCGAGGGCAGCGTTGAATGGCATGATGCTGGTTGGCTCCCAGGTGGCAGCAGACTTCGCTACAGACAGTGACATCGGTAGCTTCTTTGAGCAAACCATGGATTGGAGTGCAAACCCATTTCCCAGCAACACGTACGGTAATCAGTGGTCCTTTCAGAACGTGCTTGGTTCTGCGGCAACTTCGGACAATATTCAATCTACAACCAAAGCACCGATTGGCAAGGTTCCACCCGGAGTATCAAGCACTGAACAGCCCATCCCAAAAGTAAATAACCCCAATCCTGGAATGCAGTGGGGATCTACGATAGGGACACTGCCCTCGCCCTCGCAAGGCCTTGTTACTGGCGAACAGCCCAAAGTCAATGCCCCCAGCCCTCAGTGGGTAATCGGCTCACAGGGAAGCGAACAGCCTGGGGCAAAGCCTAACACTGCAGCTCCCAGTGTACCATGGGGTAGTGCACATGGACACGCACCAGCACCGTCTTACTTGTGGGGTACAGGCCCTTCGCAGCAAACAGCCCTTGGGGGGAACTTTTCCCAAGTACCCAGTATGTGGTCCTTTCCAGCTGGAGTCCCACGTGATGTGGAGCCTCAGTCAGGATCAGGAGACGGGCTTGTAAGCCCTTCCATGACGACATTCCTTCCCCCTGGCCTGCTGAACGGAGGGGGAGATTCAGTCTGA